A single genomic interval of Equus quagga isolate Etosha38 unplaced genomic scaffold, UCLA_HA_Equagga_1.0 73791_RagTag, whole genome shotgun sequence harbors:
- the LOC124234428 gene encoding class I histocompatibility antigen, Gogo-C*0202 alpha chain-like, which translates to MRVMMPPTFLLLLSGLLTLTGTWAGSHSMSYFYTAVSRPGRGEPRFIAVGYVDDTQFVRFDSDAASPRMEPRAPWMEQEGPEYWEQQSQGIKGHAQAFRVNLNNLRGYYNQSEAGERRGPGSRSRPPIPTDGPGSPRVSGSEIHPEAAGPARPPTREEPAWSFPRFHFQFRFNLRGGGRGRGRVGGADLGAGSGSHAFQLMYGCDVGPDGHLLRGYFKSAYDGADYLALNEDLRSWTAADTAAQISKRKKEAAGDAEGLRNYLEGRCVESLLRYLENGKETLQRAGTRGRGASRSPLGPGWLPRNREEMGSVSEYPPSEKKGIHPGFHVLTKDSPKEPALL; encoded by the exons ATGCGGGTCATGATGCCTCCaaccttcctcctgctgctctccGGGCTCCTGACCCTGACCGGGACCTGGGCGG gctcccactccaTGAGTTATTTCTACACCGCCGTGTCCCGGCCCGGCCGCGGGGAGCCCCGCTTCATCGCCGTCGGCTACGTGGACGACACGCAGTTCGTGCGATTCGACAGCGACGCCGCGAGTCCGAGGATGGAGCCGCGGGCGCCGTggatggagcaggaggggccggagTATTGGGAGCAGCAGTCGCAGGGCATCAAGGGCCACGCACAGGCTTTCCGAGTGAACCTGAACAACCTGCGCGGCTACTACAACCAGAGCGAGGCCGGTGAGCGACGCGGGCCCGGGTCCAGGTCGCGACCCCCCATCCCCACGGACGGGCCGGGGTCTCCCCGAGTCTCCGGGTCCGAGATTCACCCCGAGGCTGCGGGCCCCGCGCGGCCCCCGACCCGGGAAGAGCCGGCCTGGAGTTTTCCGCGGTTCCATTTTCAGTTTAGGTTTAATCTCcgcgggggggggcgggggcggggccgagtGGGCGGGGCTGACCTCGGGGCGGGGTCAGGGTCTCACGCCTTCCAGCTTATGTACGGTTGCGACGTGGGGCCGGACGGGCACCTCCTCCGCGGGTACTTTAAGTCCGCCTACGACGGCGCCGATTACCTCGCCCTGAACGAGGACCTGCGCTCCTGGACCGCGGCGGACACGGCGGCTCAGATCTCCAAACGAAAGAAGGAGGCGGCCGGTGATGCGGAGGGCCTCAGGAACTACCTGGAGGGCAGGTGCGTGGAGTCGCTCCTCAGATACCTGGAGAACGGGAAGGAGACGCTGCAGCGCGCGGGTACGAGGGGCCGCGGGGCCTCCCGATCTCCCCTCGGGCCGGGCTGGCTTCCCAGAAACAGGGAGGAAATGGGATCAGTGTCAGAATACCCTccctcagaaaagaaaggaatccacCCAGGTTTTCATGTTCTTACTAAAGACTCGCCCAAAGAGCCCGCCCTTCTCTAA